DNA sequence from the Bacteroidota bacterium genome:
AATGTTGTCGATGTAATGAAATTCTTCATACATCTTGCTGCCGCATTTTTCACAATACCACAGGAAGCCGTCAAGTTCTTTTTCGGCACGCTTGTGTTCGATGACGAGTCCGACCGTATTCGGGCCCCTCTGCGGCGAATGCGGCGTGCGCGGCGGCAGCAGGAATATCTCGCCCTGGCGAATAGGAATATCCTTCGGCTTTCCCTCATCAACCACCTTCAGGACAATGTCGCCTTCAACCTGGTAGAAGAACTCTTCTCCCTCGTTAA
Encoded proteins:
- a CDS encoding 3-hydroxyanthranilate 3,4-dioxygenase; translated protein: MALTAPLNFKKWIDDNRHLLKPPVGNKCVYEDAETIVMVVGGPNARKDYHLNEGEEFFYQVEGDIVLKVVDEGKPKDIPIRQGEIFLLPPRTPHSPQRGPNTVGLVIEHKRAEKELDGFLWYCEKCGSKMYEEFHYIDNIVTQLPPIFERFYDNAENSTCKKCGTRMERPKKPA